A single Nicotiana tabacum cultivar K326 chromosome 5, ASM71507v2, whole genome shotgun sequence DNA region contains:
- the LOC142180866 gene encoding uncharacterized protein LOC142180866, translating to MSPKLVNGIVYDSNAHEVWTDLQDRFNKINGSRIYNLYRKIAAVSQGTSSISAYHSRLKLLWDAYSSLIPNLLVTPETREFITHLEQQKLFQFLMRLNDSFSAIRSQMLLLSPSPSVSHAYAMLIHEESQRKVCMTNTHVNEVNDSTALMSSRDNPQKVKRYGNLSYEYCRIKGHTKDTCYKLVGYPPGFKGKKKHEYRQANAAMVDGFHAKDDMFQAATSADSNVARQGMHKYFTDEQYNQIIKLLNQDKGEEFAANMAGNTDSQLTQTCDIPWIIDTGATNYMTSNINLLTNITKLPNTKGCNVHLPNRKSVPVVYQGNCNITGGESIYNVLCDLRIGKVKGIEDPTADNNVWHRRLGHVPARVMRQLAFMKNKMSIDYNFNKCTVHPLSRHPRKPFPLNDHSKMIWVFLMKLKSDTIVLQKPFIKMENVQFNHNVKCFRTDNGAEFFISEFTSQNDKLLPRAIAAVHMEYSTSQKGMDVIFREDVFPFMIMKEGRSPPLFFEKTRQYAIEQHASPQQHTHVQEMQDPAQEMGQPHAENEDSIPQLDDLSSSDNGKVLL from the exons ATGTCACCAAAATTAGTGAATGGGATAGTCTATGACAGTAATGCTCATGAGGTTTGGACTGATTTACAGGATCGTTTTAACAAAATCAATGGATCAAGGATCTACAATCTTTATCGCAAAATTGCTGCAGTTTCTCAAGGTACCTCCAGTATTTCTGCTTATCATTCTAGACTTAAACTATTGTGGGATGCATATAGTTCTCTTATTCCAAATCTGCTTGTAACTCctgaaacaagggaattcatAACACACCTAGAACAACAGAAGCTTTTTCAATTTTTGATGAGATTAAATGATAGCTTTAGTGCCATTAGAAGTCAGATGCTACTCTTGTCCCCATCACCAAGTGTGAGTCATGCATATGCTATGCTAATTCATGAGGAAAGCCAAAGGAAAGTCTGTATGACCAATACGCATGTGAATGAGGTGAATGATTCTACTGCCTTAATGAGTTCAAGAGATAATCCACAGAAGGTCAAAAGGTATGGAAATCTATCTTATGAGTATTGTAGAATCAAAGGTCACACTAAGGATACTTGTTATAAGTTGGTGGGCTACCCACCTGGTTTCAAAGGAAAGAAGAAGCATGAATATCGACAAGCCAATGCAGCCATGGTTGATGGATTTCATGCAAAAGATGATATGTTTCAAGCAGCCACATCTGCAGATTCTAATGTGGCAAGACAAGGAATGCACAAATATTTCACTGATGAGCAGTACAATCAGATAATAAAGCTATTGAATCAGGACAAGGGAGAAGAGTTTGCAGCAAATATGGCAGGTAACACTGATTCACAATTGACTCAAACATGTGATATTCCTTGGATCATTGATACAGGGGCAACAAATTATATGACTTCAAACATTAACTTGCTGACTAATATAACTAAATTACCTAACACCAAAGGATGTAATGTTCATCTGCCAAATAGAAAATCAGTACCAGTTGTATACCAAGGAAATTGTAATATTACGGGTGGTGAATCAATTTACAATGTTCTGTGT GACCTACGCATTGGAAAAGTGAAGGGGATTG AAGATCCTACAGCTGACAATAATGTGTGGCACAGAAGGCTTGGACATGTACCAGCCAGAGTAATGAGGCAGCTGGCTTTCATGAAGAACAAGATGTCTATAGATTACAATTTCAATAAATGCACTGTACATCCATTATCAAGACATCCTAGGAAGCCCTTTCCTCTAA ATGATCATTCAAAGATGATTTGGGTGTTCTTAATGAAGTTAAAAAGTGATACAATTGTGCTTCAAAAGCCTTTTATCAAAATGGAAAATGTGCAGTTTAATCATAATGTTAAATGTTTTAGAACTGATAATGGAGCTGAGTTCTTCATCTCTGAAT TCACCAGCCAGAATGATAAACTTCTACCTAGGGCAATAGCAGCAGTCCACATGGAATATTCAACATCTCAAAAGGG CATGGATGTTATATTTAGAGAGGATGTATTCCCATTCATGATAATGAAAGAAGGAAGAAGTCCTCCATTGTTCTTTGAAAAAACTAGACAATATGCAATAGAACAACATGCATCTCCACAACAACATACTCATGTTCAGGAAATGCAGGATCCTGCTCAAGAAATGGGACAACCACATGCTGAAAATGAAGATTCAATTCCCCAGCTAGATGACTTATCCAGCAGTGATAATGGGAAGGTTCTACTTTAA